A single region of the Ochotona princeps isolate mOchPri1 chromosome 10, mOchPri1.hap1, whole genome shotgun sequence genome encodes:
- the KLHDC8A gene encoding kelch domain-containing protein 8A — protein MEVPNVKDFQWKRLAPLPSRRVYCSLLETGGQVYAIGGCDDNGVPMDCFEVYSPEADQWTALPPLPTARAGMAVTALGKRIMVIGGVGTSQLPLKVVEMYSIDEGKWKKRSVLREAAMGISVTAKDYRVYAAGGMGLDLRPHNHLQHYDMLKDMWVSLAPMPTPRYAATSFLRGSKIYVLGGRQCKYAVNAFEVFDIETRSWTKFPNIPCKRAFSSFVNLDNRLYSLGGLRQGRLYRQPKFLRTMDMFDMEQGGWLKMERSFFLKKRRADFVAGSLSGRVVVAGGLGNQPTVLETAEAFHPGKNKWEALPAMPTPRCACSSIVFKNCLLAVGGVSQGLSDAVEALCVSDS, from the exons ATGGAGGTACCCAACGTCAAggacttccagtggaagcgtctgGCCCCACTGCCCAGCCGCAGGGTCTACTGCTCCCTTCTGGAGACTGGGGGGCAGGTGTATGCCATCGGGGGATGTGACGACAATGGTGTCCCCATGGACTGCTTCGAGGTCTACTCCCCGGAGGCCGACCAATGGACCGCCCTGCCCCCGCTGCCCACAGCCCGGGCTGGGATGGCAGTCACTGCCCTGGGGAAGCGGATCATGGTGATTGGGGGAGTGGGTACCAGCCAGCTGCCCCTGAAGGTCGTGGAGATGTACAGCATCGATGAGGGCAAGTGGAAGAAGCGCAGTGTGCTGCGGGAAGCTGCCATGGGCATCTCGGTCACGGCCAAAG ATTACCGAGTGTATGCAGCAGGCGGGATGGGCCTGGACCTCCGTCCACACAACCACCTCCAACATTACGACATGCTCAAGGACATGTGGGTGTCGCTAGCTCCCATGCCCACCCCACGCTATGCTGCCACCTCCTTCCTCCGAGGCTCCAAGATCTATGTACTGG GGGGACGGCAGTGCAAGTACGCGGTCAATGCCTTCGAGGTCTTTGACATTGAGACCCGCTCCTGGACCAAGTTCCCCAACATCCCCTGTAAGCGAGCCTTCTCCAGCTTCGTGAACTTAGACAACCGCCTGTACAGCCTGGGAGGCCTCCGGCAGGGGCGTCTCTACCGGCAGCCCAAGTTCCTTCGCACCATGGACATGTTCGACATGGAGCAGG GGGGATGGCTGAAGATGGAACGCTCTTTCTTCCTCAAGAAGCGGCGGGCAGACTTCGTGGCTGGCTCTCTGAGTGGACGGGTCGTGGTAGCCGGCGGACTGG GGAATCAACCCACCGTCCTGGAGACAGCGGAAGCCTTCCACCCAGGCAAGAACAAATGGGAGGCCCTGCCCGCCATGCCCACACCGCGCTGTGCCTGCTCCAGCATTGTCTTCAAGAACTGCCTGCTGGCCGTGGGAGGTGTCAGCCAGGGTCTCAGTGATGCTGTGGAAGCCCTGTGCGTTTCTGATTCCTAG